Proteins encoded in a region of the Sphingopyxis sp. OAS728 genome:
- a CDS encoding efflux RND transporter permease subunit has product MSRLFIDRPIFAWVLAIIVMLGGVGALYLLPIEQYPDIAPAQVNIRATYPGASAETIENSVTQVLEQQLTGIDGLLYFSSQSSSRGQANITAIFAKGTDPDIAQVQVQNKIQSALSRLPAQVQSQGIRVTKANSDTLLLVGVYDTTDTRSFQDVSDYLSSNIQDPLSRVEGVGEVNIFGAPHAMRIWLNPQRLAAVSLMPSDVISAITAQNSEVAAGEVGGLPSPQGQMLNATVTAQSRMQTAEQFENIVLKTLTDGSTVRIKDIARVEIGAESYSTVVRINGHPGAGMSISLSPGSDAPKTADRVKARMQELSADFPDGLTYSYANDSTEFIKLSVNEVQKSLFEAILLVILVMFVFLQSWRAVLIPAIAVPVVLLGTFAIFYMLGFSINTLTLFGLTLAIGLLVDDAIVVVENVERLMEENPGMSARDATIQSMKELQVALIAIALVLSAVFMPMAFFGGSTGVIYRQFSVTIVSAMALSVLVALILSPALTSTLLKPKSHGDAPAEGGRFPRVHAFFERAKNGFNTRFDHTVERYVGSVTKVVDRKWLFLGIYVVLLALLAFLFLRLPSGFLPNEDQGRVQVQFRLPAGATQGRTLEVRDAIEKYLLTAEKANTQALFLVAGGGGGGGAVGQNTGQGFVNLTHWDNRPGEDNTADAIAERARKALSGLRDAQIFALVPGAVRGLGDSAGFTMQFQNRSGMSRAEFVEAREKLLAAANANPKLTSVRLSDLPDVATLKIDVDTQRLTAYGIDNADVNSTLATAWGGRYVNDFIDKGRVKRVYVQGDAPYRAKPEDLGQWYVRSADGEMSPFSAFAKTGWSTTPSSSSRFQGVPAFEISGQPSPGTSSGEAMDEMERMANEIPGTSVAWSGSSYQERLSSGQAPLLYGLSLLVVFLCLAALYESWSIPFAVILVIPLGLIGAVFAVNLRGLENDVYLQIGLLTTMGLAAKNAILMIEFAEQEERKGKRVIEAAVAAARIRLRPILMTSFAFIFGVLPLAIATGAGANSRVAIGTSVIGGMLTAAFLAIFFIPLFFVLVRRGVRDGLAAVRARFGKNKGEGAAEVPA; this is encoded by the coding sequence ATGTCGCGCCTTTTCATCGACCGGCCGATCTTTGCATGGGTCCTGGCGATCATCGTCATGCTCGGCGGCGTGGGCGCGCTCTATCTGCTGCCGATCGAGCAATATCCCGACATTGCTCCGGCGCAGGTCAACATCCGCGCCACCTATCCCGGCGCCTCGGCCGAGACGATCGAGAACAGCGTCACGCAGGTGCTCGAACAGCAGCTGACGGGGATCGACGGCCTGCTCTATTTCAGTTCGCAATCGAGTTCGCGCGGACAGGCGAATATCACCGCGATCTTCGCGAAGGGCACCGACCCCGACATCGCGCAGGTGCAGGTCCAGAATAAGATCCAGTCGGCGCTGTCGCGCCTGCCCGCGCAGGTGCAGAGCCAGGGCATCCGCGTCACCAAGGCCAATTCGGACACGCTGCTGCTCGTCGGCGTCTATGACACCACCGACACGCGCTCGTTTCAGGATGTCTCCGACTATCTGTCGTCGAACATCCAGGACCCGCTGTCGCGCGTCGAGGGGGTCGGCGAGGTCAATATCTTCGGCGCGCCGCACGCGATGCGCATCTGGCTCAACCCGCAGCGGCTCGCTGCGGTGTCGTTGATGCCGAGCGACGTGATTTCGGCGATCACCGCGCAAAATAGCGAGGTTGCCGCGGGCGAAGTCGGCGGCTTGCCCTCACCACAGGGGCAGATGCTCAACGCGACCGTCACCGCCCAGTCGCGGATGCAGACCGCCGAACAATTCGAAAATATCGTCCTGAAGACGCTGACCGATGGTTCGACGGTGCGGATCAAGGATATTGCGCGCGTTGAGATCGGCGCCGAAAGCTATAGCACCGTCGTCCGTATCAATGGCCATCCGGGCGCCGGCATGTCGATCTCGCTGTCGCCCGGATCCGACGCGCCCAAGACCGCCGACCGGGTGAAGGCGCGCATGCAGGAACTGTCCGCCGATTTCCCCGACGGCCTGACTTACAGCTACGCCAATGATTCGACCGAGTTCATCAAGCTGTCGGTGAACGAAGTGCAGAAATCGCTGTTCGAGGCGATCCTGCTCGTGATCCTCGTGATGTTCGTCTTCCTGCAAAGCTGGCGCGCGGTGTTGATCCCCGCGATTGCGGTGCCCGTCGTGCTGCTCGGGACCTTCGCGATCTTCTATATGCTGGGATTCAGCATCAACACGCTCACCCTTTTCGGGCTGACGCTTGCGATCGGGCTGCTCGTCGACGACGCGATCGTCGTGGTCGAGAATGTCGAGCGATTGATGGAAGAAAATCCCGGCATGTCGGCGCGCGATGCAACGATCCAGTCGATGAAGGAGCTGCAGGTCGCGCTGATCGCGATCGCGCTCGTGCTGTCGGCGGTTTTCATGCCGATGGCCTTTTTCGGCGGTTCGACCGGCGTTATCTATCGACAGTTCTCGGTTACCATCGTCTCGGCGATGGCGCTGTCGGTGCTCGTCGCCCTGATCCTGAGCCCTGCGCTCACTTCGACCCTGCTAAAGCCCAAGAGCCATGGCGATGCCCCTGCCGAAGGCGGCCGCTTTCCCCGCGTCCACGCCTTTTTCGAACGTGCCAAAAACGGATTCAACACGCGTTTCGACCATACGGTCGAGCGCTATGTCGGCAGCGTCACCAAGGTGGTCGACCGCAAATGGCTGTTCCTCGGCATCTATGTCGTCCTGCTCGCGCTGCTCGCCTTCCTTTTCCTGCGGCTGCCGAGCGGCTTCCTGCCCAATGAGGATCAGGGGCGTGTCCAGGTGCAGTTCCGCCTGCCCGCGGGCGCGACACAGGGCCGGACGCTCGAGGTCCGCGACGCTATCGAAAAATATTTGCTGACCGCGGAAAAGGCGAACACGCAGGCGCTGTTCCTTGTCGCGGGCGGCGGTGGCGGCGGCGGTGCGGTGGGCCAGAACACAGGCCAGGGCTTCGTCAATCTTACCCATTGGGATAACCGCCCGGGCGAGGACAACACCGCCGACGCGATCGCCGAACGCGCGCGCAAGGCGCTGAGCGGTCTTCGTGACGCCCAAATCTTTGCGCTCGTTCCCGGCGCGGTGCGCGGCCTCGGCGATTCGGCGGGCTTCACCATGCAGTTCCAGAACCGCAGCGGGATGAGCCGCGCCGAATTTGTCGAAGCGCGCGAAAAATTGCTCGCCGCGGCGAACGCGAATCCGAAGCTGACCTCGGTGCGCCTGTCCGACCTTCCCGACGTCGCGACGCTGAAGATCGACGTCGATACCCAGCGCCTCACCGCCTACGGCATCGACAATGCCGACGTGAACTCGACCCTCGCGACCGCATGGGGCGGCCGCTACGTCAACGACTTCATCGACAAGGGCCGCGTCAAGCGCGTCTATGTCCAGGGCGACGCCCCCTATCGCGCGAAGCCCGAAGACCTCGGCCAATGGTATGTCCGTTCGGCCGACGGGGAAATGTCACCCTTCTCTGCCTTTGCCAAGACCGGCTGGTCGACGACCCCAAGCAGCAGCTCGCGTTTTCAGGGTGTGCCCGCGTTCGAAATCTCGGGTCAACCGTCCCCCGGAACCAGCTCGGGCGAGGCGATGGACGAGATGGAGCGGATGGCGAACGAAATCCCCGGAACCAGCGTCGCCTGGTCGGGCTCTTCCTATCAAGAGCGGCTTTCCTCGGGGCAGGCGCCGCTGCTCTATGGCCTGTCCTTGCTCGTCGTCTTCCTCTGTCTCGCGGCGCTCTATGAAAGCTGGTCGATCCCGTTCGCGGTGATCCTCGTCATCCCGCTGGGGCTGATCGGCGCGGTGTTCGCCGTGAACCTGCGCGGTCTCGAAAACGACGTCTATCTCCAGATCGGGCTGCTCACGACGATGGGGCTCGCCGCGAAAAACGCGATCCTGATGATCGAGTTCGCCGAGCAGGAAGAGCGCAAGGGCAAGCGCGTGATCGAGGCCGCGGTCGCCGCGGCGCGCATCCGCCTGCGTCCGATCCTGATGACGAGCTTCGCTTTCATCTTCGGCGTGCTGCCGCTCGCGATCGCGACCGGCGCGGGCGCGAACAGCCGCGTCGCGATCGGCACCTCGGTGATCGGCGGCATGCTCACCGCCGCCTTCCTCGCCATCTTCTTCATCCCGCTCTTCTTCGTCCTCGTCCGCCGCGGCGTGCGCGACGGGCTGGCGGCGGTGCGCGCGCGCTTCGGCAAGAATAAGGGCGAAGGCGCGGCGGAGGTGCCGGCATGA
- a CDS encoding efflux transporter outer membrane subunit, translating to MIRTRILLVAGTLMLAGCSLAPKTVLPAPPVPQSWPAGDAYLLQSEAALPILSYKSVFTDPRLQSLVDQALANNRDLRVAYANVAAARAQVRVTRSGQFPELGVNAGAGYSDSGNGNGSGDFSLRGGITAFELDLFGKLANATEADRNRALGTEAASRTVRLALIANLADAWATYGADRDLLKIAEDTAANARESVRLTRARLDGGVAPRTDLRQAEQILATAEDSIAQQRTALAQDENLIRLLVGGDIDRARLPASLTEVTPSIVSLPAGVSSEILLRRPDVIEAEYGLRAANADIGVARAQLFPSISLTGLLGFASNALGSLFDSGSFNWSAGGDATATIFDAGGRRAGVAVSEAQRDAALAGYEGAIQTAFREVADALAVQGTISERVRAAAANTEAASDTATLTDARYKGGVDSFLSSLDAQRSLYSARRSEIGTQLLLVSTRIALFRALGGDSSAGTETAAR from the coding sequence ATGATCCGCACCCGCATCCTGCTGGTGGCCGGCACGCTGATGCTCGCCGGCTGCTCGCTCGCGCCGAAGACGGTGTTGCCGGCGCCGCCCGTCCCGCAAAGCTGGCCCGCCGGCGACGCCTATCTGCTGCAGAGCGAGGCGGCGCTGCCGATCCTCTCGTACAAAAGCGTCTTCACCGACCCACGGCTGCAATCGCTCGTCGATCAGGCGCTCGCGAACAACCGCGACCTCCGCGTCGCTTACGCCAATGTCGCCGCGGCGCGCGCGCAGGTTCGCGTCACGCGGTCGGGGCAATTCCCCGAACTCGGGGTGAACGCGGGCGCAGGTTATTCGGATAGCGGCAACGGGAACGGCAGCGGCGACTTCTCGCTGCGCGGCGGGATCACCGCCTTCGAACTCGACCTGTTCGGCAAGCTCGCCAATGCGACCGAGGCCGACCGCAATCGCGCACTCGGCACCGAGGCGGCGTCGCGCACCGTGCGCCTCGCGCTGATCGCCAATCTCGCCGACGCGTGGGCGACCTATGGCGCCGACCGCGACCTGCTCAAGATCGCCGAGGACACCGCCGCGAATGCGCGCGAAAGCGTGCGGCTGACCAGGGCGCGGCTCGACGGCGGTGTCGCGCCGCGCACCGACCTGCGCCAAGCCGAACAGATTCTCGCGACCGCCGAGGATTCGATCGCGCAGCAACGAACCGCGCTCGCGCAGGACGAGAATCTGATCCGCCTGCTCGTCGGCGGCGATATCGACCGCGCGCGGCTCCCCGCGAGCCTCACCGAAGTGACGCCTTCGATCGTGTCACTGCCCGCCGGGGTCAGCTCCGAAATATTGCTCCGCCGCCCCGATGTGATCGAGGCCGAATATGGCCTGCGCGCAGCCAACGCCGATATCGGCGTCGCGCGCGCGCAGCTCTTCCCGTCGATCTCGCTGACCGGACTGCTCGGTTTTGCCAGCAATGCATTGGGCAGCCTGTTCGACAGCGGATCGTTCAACTGGTCGGCGGGCGGCGATGCCACCGCGACGATCTTCGACGCGGGCGGCCGCCGCGCCGGGGTCGCGGTCAGCGAAGCGCAGCGCGACGCCGCGCTCGCCGGCTATGAAGGCGCGATCCAGACCGCGTTCCGCGAGGTCGCCGACGCGCTCGCGGTGCAGGGCACGATATCCGAACGCGTCCGCGCCGCCGCCGCGAACACCGAAGCCGCAAGCGACACGGCAACGCTCACCGATGCGCGCTACAAGGGCGGGGTCGACAGCTTCCTGTCCAGCCTCGATGCGCAGCGCAGCCTCTATTCGGCGCGGCGGAGCGAGATCGGGACGCAATTGCTGCTCGTCAGCACGCGAATCGCGCTGTTCCGGGCGCTCGGCGGCGACAGCAGCGCGGGGACCGAAACAGCCGCGCGCTAA
- a CDS encoding ImuA family protein, whose protein sequence is MMRDSSSRLAGLRQRIARLATSGGFESRPAEGWLASGHARFDAGIGGGLATGRTHEFFAADALDATSAAAFAALMALRTPGKAPLIWLRTSDAGKRAGHIYAPGIAELGGDPDRLLLVETADPKMLLACANDAIRCAGSAAVIVESWGKFPLLDLTAGRRLALGARDAGTTLLMLRLNAVPAPSVAETRWNVAAAASHALEANAPGAPAFDLELLRWRGGPAGQRWRLDWNHDEKSFGDPALSGALLPLPARRAMASHGAAAA, encoded by the coding sequence ATGATGCGCGATTCGTCTTCCCGACTCGCCGGGCTGCGCCAACGCATCGCCCGGCTGGCCACCAGTGGTGGCTTCGAAAGCCGCCCGGCCGAAGGCTGGCTGGCGAGCGGACACGCGCGCTTCGACGCCGGGATCGGCGGCGGGCTTGCAACCGGACGCACCCATGAATTTTTCGCCGCCGACGCGCTCGACGCGACGAGTGCCGCCGCCTTTGCGGCGCTCATGGCCTTGCGCACCCCGGGCAAGGCGCCGCTGATCTGGCTGCGCACAAGCGATGCCGGCAAGCGCGCCGGCCATATCTACGCCCCCGGCATCGCCGAACTCGGCGGCGACCCCGACCGGCTTTTGCTCGTCGAGACCGCCGATCCCAAGATGCTGCTCGCCTGCGCCAACGATGCGATCCGCTGCGCCGGGTCGGCGGCAGTGATCGTCGAAAGCTGGGGGAAATTCCCCTTGCTCGACCTCACCGCGGGCCGCCGCCTCGCGCTCGGCGCGCGCGATGCCGGGACGACCTTGTTGATGCTCCGCCTCAATGCCGTACCCGCACCGAGCGTCGCCGAAACGCGCTGGAACGTCGCCGCCGCCGCGTCGCATGCCCTCGAAGCCAACGCCCCTGGCGCCCCCGCCTTCGACCTCGAATTGCTGCGCTGGCGCGGCGGCCCGGCTGGCCAGCGCTGGCGATTGGACTGGAACCATGACGAAAAAAGTTTTGGGGACCCGGCGCTATCTGGCGCTCTTCTTCCCCTTCCTGCCCGCCGAGCGATGGCTTCGCACGGCGCCGCGGCCGCCTGA
- a CDS encoding Y-family DNA polymerase: MTKKVLGTRRYLALFFPFLPAERWLRTAPRPPDAPLVFAEKQRGAMRIASVDAAAVAVGLRVGMPLADARAQIGELAVVPHDPILDLDWLDRLAQGCARYSPLVALDAPDGLILDIAGAEHLYGGEADLVRDVEMRLVRLGLTLRHALGPTADAARALARYQVRPAPDEGQAIRRLPVAALELDTEAATALVRAGLKTIGDLASRPMANIAARFGADAAMALRRLLGDAPSPLDPRITLPPVVTERRFAEPLGSTAHATKVLAELVGEAIEELGERGKGGRHFRATFFRSDGLARSIAIETGHPTRDTGLVMRLFAERMDGLADPLDPGFGFDMIRLAVPRLEALGATQLKLEGGAARAANENAAMDELADRLSTRLGRGRVRRLRPADTHIPEQAQLELPAVDAPEPLPWQEPEPGEPPTRPFHLFDPPQPIEVIAEVPDGPPHQFRWRRQAHAVRRYEGPERIAAEWWRRRDNGGLTRDYYRVEDAQGRRFWLFRHGLYDEKPDPRWYIHGVFA, translated from the coding sequence ATGACGAAAAAAGTTTTGGGGACCCGGCGCTATCTGGCGCTCTTCTTCCCCTTCCTGCCCGCCGAGCGATGGCTTCGCACGGCGCCGCGGCCGCCTGACGCGCCGCTCGTCTTCGCCGAGAAGCAGCGCGGCGCAATGCGGATCGCGAGCGTCGATGCGGCGGCGGTCGCGGTCGGGCTGCGCGTCGGCATGCCGCTCGCCGATGCACGCGCGCAGATCGGCGAACTCGCCGTCGTGCCGCACGATCCGATACTCGACCTGGACTGGCTCGACCGGCTCGCGCAGGGCTGCGCGCGCTATAGCCCGCTTGTCGCGCTCGACGCGCCCGACGGGCTGATCCTCGACATCGCGGGCGCCGAGCATCTGTATGGCGGCGAGGCAGACCTTGTGCGCGATGTCGAAATGCGCCTCGTGCGTCTCGGCCTGACGCTTCGCCACGCGCTCGGCCCGACCGCCGATGCCGCACGCGCGCTCGCGCGCTATCAGGTACGCCCCGCCCCCGACGAAGGACAAGCGATCCGCCGCCTGCCCGTCGCCGCGCTCGAACTCGACACCGAGGCGGCCACCGCGCTCGTGCGCGCGGGGCTCAAGACGATCGGCGACCTTGCGAGCCGCCCGATGGCGAATATCGCCGCGCGCTTCGGCGCCGATGCCGCGATGGCGCTGCGCCGCCTGCTCGGTGACGCGCCGAGCCCGCTCGACCCGCGCATCACCCTGCCCCCCGTCGTCACCGAACGCCGCTTCGCCGAACCGCTGGGCAGCACGGCGCACGCAACCAAAGTGCTGGCCGAACTCGTCGGCGAAGCGATCGAGGAACTTGGCGAACGCGGCAAGGGCGGACGCCATTTCCGTGCGACCTTCTTTCGCAGCGACGGCCTCGCGCGCAGCATCGCAATCGAAACGGGGCATCCGACGCGCGACACCGGCCTCGTCATGCGTCTGTTCGCCGAGCGCATGGACGGGCTTGCCGACCCGCTCGACCCCGGCTTCGGCTTCGACATGATCCGCCTCGCGGTGCCGCGGCTCGAAGCGCTCGGCGCAACGCAATTGAAGCTTGAGGGCGGAGCGGCCCGCGCGGCGAACGAAAACGCGGCGATGGACGAACTCGCCGACCGGCTCTCAACGCGGCTCGGCCGCGGGCGCGTGCGGCGGCTCCGCCCCGCCGACACGCATATTCCCGAACAAGCGCAGCTCGAACTGCCCGCAGTCGATGCGCCCGAGCCCCTGCCCTGGCAGGAACCCGAACCCGGTGAGCCGCCGACGCGCCCCTTCCACCTTTTCGACCCGCCGCAGCCGATCGAGGTAATCGCCGAGGTCCCCGACGGCCCGCCGCACCAGTTCCGCTGGCGCCGGCAGGCGCACGCGGTCCGCCGCTACGAAGGCCCCGAACGCATCGCCGCCGAATGGTGGCGCCGCCGCGACAATGGCGGGCTGACGCGCGACTATTACCGGGTCGAGGATGCGCAGGGCCGCCGCTTCTGGCTCTTCCGCCACGGCCTTTACGACGAAAAGCCCGACCCGCGCTGGTATATCCACGGGGTCTTCGCATGA
- a CDS encoding error-prone DNA polymerase, translating to MSDTPAFAELVAATNYSFLRGASHAIDMVAEAIRLGMPGIGIADRNSVAGVVRALTGLRKLGEKAAEEGVELPPLKIVVGARLVFDDGTPDIIAYPTTRHGWGRLTRMLTIGNRRTEKGDCVMKFKNLLIHCEDMLLIAMASDKDEFLLRRLARLAPGALWLGATMPHGGADRRRLFRLQTLADRIGIPLLATNDALYATREQRPLHDVVTCIREGTNLGDAGRLLRANGERHLKSPQEMHRLFRNYPEAVDESIRILDRVTFSLRDILYEYPHEPVPKGWEPQSWLEHMVMEAAHRLHPDGLPKRWQEVLDEELSLIRKCKFACYFLTVHDIVNFARTQVPPILCQGRGSAANSLVCYLLEITSIDPIANNLLFTRFLSEERREPPDIDVDFEHERREEVMQYVYRRYTRRRAGIAATVIHYRPRSAVREVGKALGLSEDVTQRLADTTWGSWGSEMPIERFIEAGLDPELDDIARLQWIVAQLLTFPRHLSQHVGGYVLTEDRLDETVPIHNAAMEDRTFIEWDKDDIDELRLMKVDILALGMLTCIRKCFDLMRLHDLGDHNLKSVPSEDPVVYDMLCTGDSIGVFQVESRAQINMLPRLRPREFYDLVIQVAIVRPGPIEGDMVHPYLRRRNGEEKAELPLRAGHSANELENILGKTCGVPLFQEQAMKLAITAAGFTRKEANGLRRAMATFRNVGTIPEYKDKMIEGMVKRGYERTFAERCYNQIKGFGSYGFPESHAQSFAKLVYVSSWLKCHHPAVFACGILNSQPMGFYAPAQLVRDAREHGVEVREVDVNASRWDNSLERREDGSLALRLGFRQVDGFREEWAGQIADARTPPFASVEELARRANLPSRALRLLAEADACRSMGLERRPALWDARRVRQGVLPLFGAAETDELGAEEDAQLPPTPLVEHVLTDYQTTRLSLKGHPMAFLRRDFEREGVLSASQVAAAKNGSIVRTAGVVLIRQRPGKGNAIFITLEDEGGIVNILLWARHFERYRRAVMASRLMLAEGEVQRSKEGVIHLMATRIVDRTAMLDTLGSDRRFEPDVCRADEVKHPQLPRGYAAKHGHPRDVRILPKSRDFH from the coding sequence ATGAGCGATACGCCGGCCTTTGCCGAACTGGTCGCCGCGACCAACTACAGCTTCCTGCGCGGCGCCTCGCATGCGATCGACATGGTCGCCGAGGCAATCAGGCTCGGCATGCCGGGGATCGGGATCGCCGACCGCAATAGCGTCGCCGGGGTGGTGCGAGCACTGACAGGTCTGCGGAAGCTAGGCGAGAAAGCCGCTGAGGAAGGCGTCGAGCTTCCGCCACTCAAGATCGTCGTCGGCGCGCGACTGGTGTTCGACGACGGCACGCCCGACATCATCGCCTACCCAACCACACGTCACGGCTGGGGCCGCCTGACCCGGATGCTCACCATCGGCAATCGCCGCACCGAAAAGGGCGACTGCGTGATGAAGTTCAAGAATCTTCTGATCCATTGCGAGGACATGCTGCTGATCGCGATGGCATCGGACAAAGACGAATTCCTGTTGCGCCGCCTCGCACGATTGGCACCCGGTGCGCTGTGGCTCGGCGCAACGATGCCGCACGGCGGCGCGGACCGCCGGCGCCTGTTCCGATTGCAAACCCTGGCCGACCGGATCGGCATTCCGCTGCTCGCGACCAACGATGCACTCTATGCGACCCGCGAACAGCGGCCGCTGCACGATGTCGTGACCTGCATCCGCGAGGGAACCAACTTGGGTGACGCCGGCCGCCTGCTCCGCGCCAATGGCGAACGCCATCTGAAATCGCCGCAGGAGATGCACCGCTTGTTCCGCAACTACCCCGAAGCGGTCGACGAAAGCATCCGGATATTGGACCGCGTCACCTTCTCGCTCCGCGATATCCTATATGAATATCCGCACGAGCCGGTCCCTAAAGGCTGGGAGCCCCAGAGCTGGCTCGAACATATGGTGATGGAAGCTGCGCACAGGCTTCACCCGGATGGATTGCCCAAGCGTTGGCAGGAGGTGCTCGATGAGGAACTATCCCTCATCCGCAAATGCAAATTCGCCTGCTATTTCCTGACCGTCCACGACATCGTCAATTTCGCTCGGACCCAAGTCCCCCCGATCCTGTGTCAGGGGCGCGGTTCGGCGGCGAATTCGCTCGTCTGTTATCTGCTCGAGATCACCTCGATCGACCCGATCGCGAACAATCTGCTCTTCACCCGCTTCCTGTCCGAGGAACGCCGCGAGCCGCCCGACATCGACGTCGATTTCGAGCACGAACGGCGCGAGGAGGTGATGCAATATGTCTATCGCCGCTACACGCGGCGGCGCGCGGGCATTGCCGCGACGGTGATCCACTATCGGCCACGCAGCGCGGTCCGCGAGGTCGGCAAGGCGCTGGGCCTCAGCGAGGATGTCACGCAGCGGCTCGCCGACACGACTTGGGGCAGCTGGGGTAGCGAGATGCCCATCGAGCGCTTTATCGAAGCGGGCCTCGACCCCGAGCTGGACGATATTGCGCGGCTGCAATGGATCGTCGCGCAACTGCTTACTTTCCCGCGCCACCTGTCGCAGCATGTCGGCGGATACGTGCTGACCGAGGACCGGCTCGACGAGACGGTGCCGATCCACAATGCCGCGATGGAGGATCGCACCTTCATCGAATGGGACAAGGACGACATCGACGAACTGCGACTGATGAAGGTCGATATACTCGCGCTCGGGATGCTGACCTGCATCCGCAAATGTTTCGACCTGATGCGACTGCACGATTTGGGTGATCACAACCTCAAGTCGGTCCCCTCCGAAGATCCGGTTGTCTATGATATGCTTTGCACAGGCGACAGCATTGGCGTCTTTCAGGTCGAGAGCCGCGCTCAGATCAACATGTTGCCGCGTCTGCGCCCACGGGAATTTTATGATCTCGTCATCCAAGTCGCGATCGTGCGGCCAGGGCCCATCGAAGGCGATATGGTCCATCCATATTTGCGTCGCAGAAATGGAGAGGAAAAAGCGGAGCTACCGCTACGTGCTGGACATTCGGCAAATGAGTTGGAGAATATTCTCGGCAAGACCTGCGGCGTCCCCCTGTTCCAGGAACAAGCCATGAAACTGGCCATTACCGCAGCGGGCTTTACTCGAAAGGAAGCCAATGGTCTTCGGCGCGCTATGGCAACGTTCCGTAATGTTGGCACAATTCCAGAATATAAGGACAAGATGATCGAGGGCATGGTGAAGCGCGGTTACGAACGCACCTTTGCCGAACGCTGCTACAACCAGATCAAGGGCTTCGGCAGCTATGGCTTTCCCGAAAGTCACGCCCAGTCCTTCGCCAAGCTCGTCTATGTGTCGTCGTGGCTGAAATGCCACCACCCCGCGGTCTTCGCGTGCGGCATACTCAATTCGCAGCCGATGGGTTTTTACGCGCCCGCGCAGCTCGTGCGCGACGCGCGCGAGCATGGGGTCGAAGTACGCGAGGTCGATGTGAATGCGAGCCGTTGGGACAACAGTCTTGAGCGGCGTGAGGACGGCAGCCTCGCGCTCCGGCTCGGCTTTCGGCAGGTCGACGGATTTCGCGAGGAATGGGCCGGGCAGATCGCCGATGCGCGCACTCCCCCCTTCGCCTCGGTCGAGGAGCTCGCGCGCCGGGCGAACCTGCCGTCGCGCGCGCTTCGCCTGCTGGCCGAGGCCGATGCGTGTCGGTCGATGGGGCTCGAACGGCGACCGGCGCTATGGGATGCACGGCGCGTTCGGCAGGGCGTGCTGCCGCTGTTCGGTGCGGCCGAAACCGACGAGCTCGGTGCCGAGGAGGATGCGCAGTTGCCCCCCACTCCGCTCGTCGAGCATGTGCTCACCGATTACCAGACGACACGCCTGTCGCTGAAAGGCCATCCGATGGCGTTCCTCCGCCGCGATTTCGAGCGCGAAGGCGTGCTGAGCGCTTCTCAGGTTGCAGCGGCAAAGAACGGGTCGATCGTGCGGACCGCCGGCGTCGTGCTGATCCGTCAGCGCCCCGGCAAGGGCAATGCGATCTTCATCACGCTCGAGGATGAGGGCGGGATCGTCAATATCCTGCTCTGGGCGCGCCATTTCGAACGCTATCGCCGCGCCGTCATGGCGTCGCGGCTGATGCTCGCCGAGGGCGAGGTGCAGCGGAGCAAGGAAGGCGTAATCCACCTGATGGCGACGCGGATCGTCGACCGGACGGCAATGCTCGATACGCTGGGCAGCGACCGGCGCTTCGAACCCGACGTCTGCCGCGCCGACGAGGTCAAGCATCCGCAACTGCCGCGCGGCTATGCGGCGAAGCATGGCCATCCGCGCGATGTGCGCATCCTGCCCAAGTCGCGGGATTTTCATTAG
- a CDS encoding flagellin: MTVINTNVSALRAQNSSRVANQMQSQAMERLSSGKRINSAKDDAAGLAIATRMEAASRGFTQAIRNANDGISLAQTADSAAGSISDILVRMRDLAMQASTGTLSDPDRVLVQEEVAALIEQIGDVVEQTTFNGNTLLDGSATTGFDIQTGINATEVVNITIANLGALPGVGAISVATQGGATAALAVLDTAIDAVAAERANLGAQQNRLTSAVDNLTSRVTNLDESKSRIEDADFSVESTNLAAAGILAQASTAMLAQANQSSQGVMNLLRG, encoded by the coding sequence ATGACTGTCATCAACACCAATGTGAGCGCGCTTCGCGCCCAGAATAGCTCGCGCGTTGCCAACCAAATGCAGTCGCAGGCGATGGAACGCCTGTCGAGCGGCAAGCGCATCAACAGCGCGAAGGACGACGCCGCCGGCCTCGCCATCGCAACCCGCATGGAAGCCGCATCGCGCGGTTTCACCCAGGCGATCCGCAACGCCAACGACGGCATTTCGCTCGCCCAGACCGCCGATAGCGCCGCGGGCAGCATCTCGGACATCCTCGTCCGTATGCGCGACCTGGCGATGCAGGCCTCGACGGGCACGCTCAGCGATCCCGACCGTGTGCTGGTGCAGGAAGAAGTCGCCGCGCTGATCGAGCAGATCGGCGACGTCGTCGAACAGACCACCTTCAATGGCAATACTCTGCTGGATGGTAGCGCCACGACCGGCTTCGATATCCAGACCGGCATCAATGCTACCGAAGTCGTGAACATCACCATCGCCAACCTCGGGGCCCTTCCCGGCGTCGGTGCAATTTCGGTCGCTACGCAGGGCGGCGCCACGGCTGCGCTGGCAGTGCTCGACACGGCGATCGACGCTGTGGCGGCTGAACGCGCCAACCTCGGTGCGCAGCAGAACCGCCTGACCTCGGCTGTCGATAATTTGACGTCGCGTGTCACGAATTTGGATGAATCGAAGTCGCGCATCGAAGACGCCGATTTCTCGGTGGAATCGACGAACCTCGCCGCCGCCGGCATCCTGGCACAGGCATCGACCGCGATGCTCGCCCAGGCGAACCAGAGCTCGCAGGGCGTGATGAACCTGCTCCGCGGCTAA